Within the Marinitoga hydrogenitolerans DSM 16785 genome, the region GCAAATATCCTTTTTGTTTAAATTCTATATCGATATCTGTTTCGAGTATATCATTTATATTTTCAAATATTTTCACACTTTCACGAGATAAAATGCAGTTTTGTTTTGTTCCCCATTGTTGTCTAACTCCAGCACCACATCTTCCTGTAGCACCATATGCAAGATACTTTTTTTCAAGTAAAACTACATCTTTCAAACCAGCTTTAGCAAGATTATATGCTATGGATACCCCTATTACACCTCCGCCAATAATAACAACTGAAGCCTTATTTTTCATATTTTCCACCTACAATCTCCTTAAAGAAAATCCCCCCAAATGGTGGTCTGTTATGTAGATTATAAACTTCTTCTATTGGTTTTCCAGTAAATTTAGAAATTTCTCTTGCAATAATTGGACCACAAGTTTTACCCTGACATGGTCCCATTCCAGCTCTTGAAATTCTTTTTATTTCTTCAACAGTTGTGAATCCTTGTTTTATTAAATCTTTAATTTCTCTAAGAGTTATATCTTCGCATCTACATACAATAATTTTATCTTCATCCATTATCTCACCACCTTTATGTGGCGTGAATGTTTGATATTTCTTTTTGAAACTTTAACTTCAATTAAATTAGTTTTATCTTTCAGCTTTCTAACGCTCAATACTTCATTTTTTTCTAATATATTTCCTTCCCTATTTAGTATTTCAACAAATTCGCCTTTTTTGGGAACTGGATAAAATTCATAGGGAATTAAAATGCTTTCTTTTTCATTATCAACAACAAATATAGCCAATCCTGGACATATCGAAACACAATTCCCACATCCGATACATTTATTATAATCCAGTTTTGGTATTGCATTTAAATCATCCATTGTTATAGCATTTGTAGGGCAACTTTCAACACATGGGTTACATGGTATTTTTTGAAAACATTCAATAATAGCAAATTTCTTATTTTTATTAGAAAATAACTTATCAATTTTTTTATTTTCTGGAACACCTGTTTTAAGCAATTGTTTTAAATTTTCCGGTTTATCAGAATCAAAATCAAAATCTTTATATAAATTTAATTTTTTCAAACCGTTAACTACCTTTGAAGATATTTTTCTTAACTCTTTTAATCTGTTCTTTATAGTATTTATTCTTTTATCGAATTTATTTGTTATTTCATAAGAAGAATATAATCCAGCAAGTTCCCCTTCAAGCATAGCAGCAGTAGCTTCTTCTATTCCAGCAGCATCACCTGCAACAAAAACATCAGTAATAGTAGTTTTTAAATTTTCATCTCTAATAGGAACAAATCCTCCCAATTCTGGTACATATTTCATTTCACAATTCATTTGATTTAAAATATCTGTAAGCGGCATTAAACCAGTAGCTAAACATATAGCATCACAAGATATGTTTTTTTGTTCATGTGTATCAACATTTTCAATAATAGCCCTTTCAACTTTCCTTTTTCCTATTGCTTTTATTATAGTATGTCTGGTATATATTGGAATTCCTATTCTTCTTACTTTAGATGCATGTACCAAATAACCAC harbors:
- a CDS encoding (2Fe-2S)-binding protein; this encodes MDEDKIIVCRCEDITLREIKDLIKQGFTTVEEIKRISRAGMGPCQGKTCGPIIAREISKFTGKPIEEVYNLHNRPPFGGIFFKEIVGGKYEK
- a CDS encoding FAD-dependent oxidoreductase, whose translation is MKEYDVLVIGGGPAGISAALAAARKKLNVVLLEEKGVLGGQLIKQTHKFFGSKEESAGTRGIYIANNLVKKVKENHNIDLYLNSMVMGYYEDGVVTILKDERMLKIKPKKIIVATGAFEKSLPFENNDLPGIFGAGAVQTLMNVYGILPGKEILMIGSGNIGLIVSYQLSQAGVKVKGIVEISEKIGGYLVHASKVRRIGIPIYTRHTIIKAIGKRKVERAIIENVDTHEQKNISCDAICLATGLMPLTDILNQMNCEMKYVPELGGFVPIRDENLKTTITDVFVAGDAAGIEEATAAMLEGELAGLYSSYEITNKFDKRINTIKNRLKELRKISSKVVNGLKKLNLYKDFDFDSDKPENLKQLLKTGVPENKKIDKLFSNKNKKFAIIECFQKIPCNPCVESCPTNAITMDDLNAIPKLDYNKCIGCGNCVSICPGLAIFVVDNEKESILIPYEFYPVPKKGEFVEILNREGNILEKNEVLSVRKLKDKTNLIEVKVSKRNIKHSRHIKVVR